The genomic region ATTATCCGCGATGAACGCAGCTTGCAAAATTATTTGCTTGAAACAGTTCCCGAATTAATTTCCGAAGATCTCAAAGCCTGTTACCCTAATGATACAACAAAGCAGATCAACACATTACTTAGTAAAAACCCACTTTTATTTGATACCTATCTAACACAAGCTATTGAAGTTGATGTTGATTGTCTGTGCGATGGTGAGGAAACACTGGTCGTTGGTATTATGGAACATATTGAAGAAGCAGGTATCCATTCTGGCGATTCCGCTTGTTCTTTACCTGTAAACACACTTTCACCTGAATTGGTCCTTGAATTAGAACGCCAAACCAAAGCTTTAGCACAAGCACTTCATGTTGTGGGCTTAATGAATGTACAATATGCTATCAAAGATGGAGTGATTTATGTTTTAGAAGCCAATCCCCGTGCTTCGCGTACTGTTCCATTTGTTGCAAAAACCATTGGCCGACCAATTGCTAAAATTGCTGCACGTATTATGGCGGGAGAAAAACTTCACAGTGCACTTCAAGCTTACGGCGGATTACCTTCTACATTACAAAAACCGCATATTGCCGTCAAAGAAGCAGTCTTTCCTTTCGATCGTTTTCCTGGTGTAGATACACTGCTTGGTCCAGAAATGCGTTCAACTGGAGAGGTTATGGGAATCGATTACGAATTTGCACTTGCTTTTGCTAAAGCACAACTTGGGGCTGGTGTTGATCTTCCATATGAGGGGACTGTATTTGTTTCCGTAAGAGATGAAGATAAAAAACGTATCCTCAAGTGTGCCAAACGTTTAACTGAGCTTGGTTTTTCTGTTTTAGCGACAAATGGAACACAAAAATTTCTTGATCTTCACGGTATTAAAGCCCAAAAAATTAATAAAGTGTTAGAAGGCCACCCTCATATTGAAGATGCCATTCGTAACCGGCAAATCCAATTGATTTTCAATACAACAAATACGGCCAGTGCCATTTCAGACTCTAAATCTCTGCGCCAAGCAACACTCATGCAAAAAGTACCCTATTACACAACAATAGCTGGAGCTGAAGCCGCAGTACAAGCCATTGAAGCACTCAAATCCAGCCCTTTGGAAGTGCGCCCCCTACAAAGCTATTTTGCTTAAGATTTGAACTACATCTATAAAACTAACGTCTCTTACTTCTTTACTGACCTTTTCTTTGCATAAAGATAGTGATTAGACTTGTTTATTATTCAAAAGTCTTTTATCATTATCGCGATCGGATTTTCGGTTACGTGACTTTTTTCCTGTGCAATACGCATTTTTGACAAAACTTCTCCTGCCTATAATTTCGATTTAAAGCCATATTGAAAGCTTTTAGCTTCAATATATGATAATTATTTATATAAGGAGTTTCCTATGTCTTCTACAGGAACAGTTAAGTGGTTTAATACAACAAAAGGTTTTGGTTTTATCCAACCTAATGATGGGAGTGCAGATGTATTCGTACATATTTCTGCTGTTGAACGCTCTGGTTTGAGTAACCTTAATGAAGGGCAGAAAATTTCGTATGAAGTTGTTCAGGATCGTCGTTCAGGAAAACTTGCTGCTGGAAATCTCGCAGTTCTTTAACTTCAAGTTTATTTTGTTTTTTAAAATCTCGTCTTCATAGGCGAGATTTTTATTTTGTATAAAATATTTTACCCCAATAAAATAACAACTATTTTCAACATTTTTGTATCTATCTTAAAATCTGCTCATAATTTTCCATAATTTTTTGGGAAAATCCTTAAGAGAAATAATAAAAAATATGGAAAATTAACTAGAAAAATTTCAAGTATAAATTTTTCTCTCTCTTGTAAATGATAGCACTATTTTATCAGAAAAATTCAAAATAAACGTCTGTATTATTCCAAACAAAAGAAGACTTTCTTCGCGTTCGCTTTTTAGACATTCTTCTAAAATTTCAAAATAAAATTATATAATCTGTGCTTAAAATAAAATTTTCTAAGAGTTTTCTTGTAGTTTTTTATTGCTTACGACATAATCTTTATTGGAGTATCTATTAATAAAACAATCACTCGCTTAAATCATTAAGGATTTTAATTATGGCTTTTATTGCTGATAAGCTTTCTTACATCAAACCTTCTGCAACAATTGCTGTTGCTCAAAAAGCGCGTAATTTAAAAGACTTAGGCCGTGATATCGTTTCCTTAAGCGCTGGAGAACCAGATTTTGATACCCCAGACAATGTTAAAAAAGCTGCTATTGAAGCCATTCAACGTGGAGAAACAAAATATACACCTATATCTGGTATTCCAGAATTGCGTAAAGCAATTTCTGCAAAATTTAAAAGAGAAAATAACCTTAATTATACACCAGAACAAATCATTGTCGGTACAGGCGGGAAACAAATTCTTTTTAATGCGCTTATGGCAACTCTGAATAAAGAAGACGAAGTCATTATTCCCTCTCCTTATTGGGTGAGTTATCCTGAAATGGTTATTATCAATGATGGCACCCCTGTCTTTGTAGAAAGTAAAGCAGAATTCTCTTATAAACTCCAACCGCAAGATTTAGAAGCCGCTATCACCCCTAAAACCAAATGGTTTATTTTTAACTCTCCCTCAAATCCATCAGGAGCTGCTTACACATATGACGAATTAAAAAAGCTAACGGACGTTTTAGTAAAATACCCTCATATTTATATCCTCACCGACGATATATATGAACACCTAACATATGGAGATTTTACTTTTGTTACTCCAGCTCAAGTAGAACCAAAGCTTTATAACCGTACATTAACAATGAACGGTGTTTCCAAAGCCTATGCAATGACAGGCTGGCGAATTGGTTATGCAGGTGGCCCTCAAGAATTAATTAAAGCCATGGATATAATTCAGGGGCAACAAACATCTGGTACAAGCTCCATTTCACAATGGGCAGCTGTTGAAGCACTTAATGGACCACAAGATTTCATTATTCAAAATAAAAGTGTTTTCCAAGCACGTCGTGATCTTGTCGTTGCCATGCTTAATCAAGCTCCTGGTATTAATTGCCCAACGCCCGAAGGTGCTTTTTATGTCTACCCTTCTTGTGCAAATCTCATTGGCAAAAAAACACCCGGAGGGAAAATTATTACAAACGATGAAGACTTTGTAACAGAGCTTCTAGAATCAGAATCTGTTGCTGTAGTGCAAGGATCTGCCTTTGGGCTTGGGCCAGCATTTCGCATTTCCTATGCAACATCAGAAAAAATACTCGAAGAAGCTTGCTTGCGTATCCAACGCTTTTGTAACAGTTTATTTTAAAAGTTCTGAATCATTTTTCATGTCTCAAAACAAAAACTGGATATACACTTGGCTAATTTGCTAGATTTGTAGAGATGAAATCAATCTAACAGTCCTTCTCAGGAAAACACCCAAAAAACGTAATAGAAGTAGATATAACTTAGAAGTAATAGATTTATAGCATTTTATAAAAAATGAAGCATAATAAAAACTTAAAGTGCGCTGCTGTACACTAAACATAGCTTATTAAAGCTTTTTTATTTTAATTGCCCAATAGTTTTTTTTAAATTACCCTATTAAAAAGACCATTTCCGAGCTTTTAGAAAAATATAATCTCGAAAAGCATTGAGCTTTGCCGAATTTTTCAAAGCATCAGGATAGCAAAAGAAGGTATCAAAGGAAGGGATATCAACCATATCAGGAAAAAGACGTACAAGCTGCTCATTGTTATTCACGATATAATCGGGAAGCACAGCAATACCAAAATCACGCATAAGTGCATTCTTGATCGAAATAATATTATTAATTTGTAAGGCTGAAACACGCAAAGAGCCATCACTTCTCCCTGCTTTTTCCAGCCAATTCAAACCAGACAAATAAGAGGGGACAGGTTCACCAAATGAAATAATACGATGTGAATCTAGTTCAGATAATTTCTCTGGCTTCCCATAGGTTGCAATATAATTTACTGAAGCATAAACATGCATATGAACCGTAAATAATTTTCTTTGTATAAGACCAGGTTGTTGGGGTTGACGTAAGCGAACTGCACAATCTGCATAACGTATTGTTAAATCAATCTCTTTATCATCAAGCAAGAGTTGTATTTGCATATCGGGATAAAGACTAAGAAATTCATGCGCACGCTTTGCAAGCCAACCTGCCCCCATTCCAAAAGTTGATGTAACACGTAAACGCCCTGTTGGTTTTTTGCTGCTTTCATTTAATTGTGAACGCGCATTTTCAAGCTTCATTAACACATCATAAGCGGTACGGTAGAGAATTTCACCCTGCTCTGTTAAAATTAAACCACGCGCATGGCGTTGAAACAAGGGAACACCAACATCCTGTTCTAAAGCAGCGACTTGTCGTGAAATTGCTGATTGAGACAAATGAAGCTTTTCAGCTGCATGCGTAAAAGAGCCTGCTTCTGCTGCAGCATGAAAAACTCTCAATTTATCCCAATCCAATGGTGAAGTCACAATTTTTCTCTAATCTTTTTTACTAATTAAATAACTGCTGTTTTAAAAACACTTATGTCTGTAAATCTAAAAACCGTTCTGCCTCTAACGCAGCCATACATCCCCTTCCTGCAGCAGTCACAGCTTGACGAAATACATCATCTGCTACATCCCCTGCAGCAAAAACGCCAGAAATGCTTGTAGCTGTTGAATCTGGTGCTGTCCATAAATAGCCACCTGGTTTTTGTTTCAATTGTCCTTCAAACAAAGAAACAGCAGGTTCATGCCCGATAGCAATAAATATCCCGTCTGCATCCACTTTAAGTTCTTGACCTGTTTTAATATTTTTAAGACGTGCTCCTGTCACAACAGCACCCATTGATGAATTAGCTGGTAAACCGACAATTTCTTCTACTACATGATCCCAAATAATACGCACATTATCACGAGAAAATAATCTATCTTGCAAAATTTTTTCCGCACGAAAATGATCTCTCCGGTGAACTATACTAACACTTTTAGCCAAGTGTGATAAATAAAGTGCTTCTTCAACAGCTGTATTTCCACCACCCACAACAATAACATCTTTATCACGATAAAAAAAACCATCACAAGTAGCACAAGCAGAAACACCACCGCCCATAAAAGTTTGTTCGCTTTCCAAACCAAGCCAGCGAGCTTGTGCTCCTGTTGCAATAATCAATGCATCACAACAATATTGTGTTCCTGAATCCCCATATAAAGTAAAAGGACGTTTCGATAAATCAGCTTTTATAATACTGTCATAAACAATTTCCGTACCCATATGCTCAGCTTGTTTTGCCATTTGTTCCATCAACCATGGCCCCTGAATTGAATCAGAAAAACCTGGGTAGTTTTCAACATCAGTTGTAATTGTCAACTGCCCACCCTGCTGCACTCCTGTAACCAAAACAGGTTTAAGCATTGCTCTTGCCGCATAGATTGCCGCTGTATAACCAGCTGGCCCCGAACCAATAATAAGAACGCGAATATGCGGTTTTGTCATAAAATCCCTTCCTCTTTTATCCTCTTTATATCTATAAATTATGATGAAAAATGTAGCCTTTTTAAAATATTTCTCTTACAATTCAAGTTATGGTTCACCTGTATTTTTTTCAAGGTCTACTAAAGGTTGATTGCCAATTTATCATAGCTTGCTTACTATAGAGATTAAACTACATCTTACACAAATATATACACACTAATGAGTACAAAACCACAAACAAAATAAAAAAGAGATAGGAAACGGTCATTTTTCAGTTTATTACCAATATCTGCGCACGTTTTGCATTAGTCATGGGAGCAGCAATGCTTTTACCTGCTCTTGCAGATTTGCGTGATGGAAACCACAATTGGGCAGCTTTTCTTTACTCTTGTGTTATAACTACCATGCTAGCAACGCTGATTCTTTTAGCTACCAGAGGTGCTAGCTGCCGTTTTTCAGCGCGCCTTGGTTTCACACTGACTCTTTGCCTTTGGTTAACAGGTAGTATAGTGGGGCCCTCCCTCTGTATCTTTCCCCTCTACCAATTTCCTTAGCAGGAGCAATTTTTGAATCTGTTTCTGGAATTACAACAACAGGTTCCACTGTAATCACAGGTCTTGATAATCTCTCACGAAGCATTTTGCTATGGCGTTCTCTCATCTGCTGGATAGGAGGTATTGGTTTTATTGGTTTAGCTTTATTGCTTTTGCCTTCGCTTCGTGTTGGGGGAGTACAACTTTTTCACATGGAATCATCAGATAAATCCGAAAAAATATTGCCTCGTATTAATCAAATCGCTAATGGAATTATCATTGCCTATATTGGACTAACGCTTGCTTGCATGCTCTCTTATTTTGCTGCTGGCATGACCTTATTTGATGCCATCAACCATGCAATGAGTACGATAGCAACTGCCGGGTTCTCAACCCACGATGCCTCATTTGGTTATTTTTCTGATAAGCCAGCCATCCTGATTGTTTCAACAATTTTCATGTTGCTTTCTGCTTTACCCTTTGTACTTTATGTAAAACTAGTGCTTCCTGGCCAATCAAAACGCTCTATTGATCCACAAGTTATCGTTTTCCTAAATATTGTTTTCTTTTTCAGCTTTGCTTTAGCTGTGTGGTTACGATCTCAGGATCATCTTACCTTTCATTGGGCTTTTCTTGATGTGATTTTTCACTTTGTATCTATTATCAGCACCACCGGCTACAGTGCTGAAAATTATCAACTTTGGGGACCTTTTGCTTTTGGTGTTTTTTTCATTGTTTCTTTTACAGGTGGGTGCGCTGGTTCTACCTCTGGTGGTATAAAAATCAACCGCTTAATTATTCTTTGGCGCATTGCACAAACAAATATGGCAAAACTTCTTTCCCCTAATGCAGTTGTAAAAGTTCGCTATGATCATTCGAATATATCTAATGATATTGCTCAATCCGTTTTGCTTTTTGTATGCCTGTATATGTTTTGTCTTCTTATCGGCACTACACTTTTACTCACCACCGGGCTTGATTTCACTTCTGCTTTTACAGGCGTTTTAACGGCACTTTCAAATATCGGCCCAGGTTTTGGAGAAATTATTGGTCCTTCTGGTAATTTTATGACGATTAATGATAACGCTTTATGGATTTTGAGCTTTCTTATGCTAGCCGGTCGCCTCGAAATTATAACTATATTTGTATTTTTTATCCCTACTTTTTGGCGTGAGTAGTTTTTATGCTTAACGCTTAATTTTGTAATAAAAGAAACTCACAAGCAAAACAAAAAGATAAATAACACACACGTTAAGACTAAGCTTCAGTCCAATTGATTGGAAAATCCTTAAAGAACCTCAAATGGATAGCTACATTAGTAATGTTAAGCTTAACATTAGCTATAATTTCTGCTTCATCTGGCTAAGATACATTTGTCAACAAGCAAGGTAATGTTATTAAAAACAACCAAACATTGAGTACAACACTTCTTATATTGACTAAGATTTGTGATATCCCTGCTTTGCAGGTCTTTTCTATCAGCCCAAA from Bartonella schoenbuchensis R1 harbors:
- the trxB gene encoding thioredoxin-disulfide reductase; translated protein: MTKPHIRVLIIGSGPAGYTAAIYAARAMLKPVLVTGVQQGGQLTITTDVENYPGFSDSIQGPWLMEQMAKQAEHMGTEIVYDSIIKADLSKRPFTLYGDSGTQYCCDALIIATGAQARWLGLESEQTFMGGGVSACATCDGFFYRDKDVIVVGGGNTAVEEALYLSHLAKSVSIVHRRDHFRAEKILQDRLFSRDNVRIIWDHVVEEIVGLPANSSMGAVVTGARLKNIKTGQELKVDADGIFIAIGHEPAVSLFEGQLKQKPGGYLWTAPDSTATSISGVFAAGDVADDVFRQAVTAAGRGCMAALEAERFLDLQT
- a CDS encoding cold-shock protein, whose product is MSSTGTVKWFNTTKGFGFIQPNDGSADVFVHISAVERSGLSNLNEGQKISYEVVQDRRSGKLAAGNLAVL
- a CDS encoding LysR family transcriptional regulator, translated to MTSPLDWDKLRVFHAAAEAGSFTHAAEKLHLSQSAISRQVAALEQDVGVPLFQRHARGLILTEQGEILYRTAYDVLMKLENARSQLNESSKKPTGRLRVTSTFGMGAGWLAKRAHEFLSLYPDMQIQLLLDDKEIDLTIRYADCAVRLRQPQQPGLIQRKLFTVHMHVYASVNYIATYGKPEKLSELDSHRIISFGEPVPSYLSGLNWLEKAGRSDGSLRVSALQINNIISIKNALMRDFGIAVLPDYIVNNNEQLVRLFPDMVDIPSFDTFFCYPDALKNSAKLNAFRDYIFLKARKWSF
- a CDS encoding pyridoxal phosphate-dependent aminotransferase is translated as MAFIADKLSYIKPSATIAVAQKARNLKDLGRDIVSLSAGEPDFDTPDNVKKAAIEAIQRGETKYTPISGIPELRKAISAKFKRENNLNYTPEQIIVGTGGKQILFNALMATLNKEDEVIIPSPYWVSYPEMVIINDGTPVFVESKAEFSYKLQPQDLEAAITPKTKWFIFNSPSNPSGAAYTYDELKKLTDVLVKYPHIYILTDDIYEHLTYGDFTFVTPAQVEPKLYNRTLTMNGVSKAYAMTGWRIGYAGGPQELIKAMDIIQGQQTSGTSSISQWAAVEALNGPQDFIIQNKSVFQARRDLVVAMLNQAPGINCPTPEGAFYVYPSCANLIGKKTPGGKIITNDEDFVTELLESESVAVVQGSAFGLGPAFRISYATSEKILEEACLRIQRFCNSLF